The following coding sequences lie in one Nakaseomyces glabratus chromosome I, complete sequence genomic window:
- the RSM23 gene encoding mitochondrial 37S ribosomal protein mS29 (CAGL0I09548g~Ortholog(s) have structural constituent of ribosome activity and mitochondrial small ribosomal subunit localization): MLRTSTRKFSMGAAVRAAAPARGKSQGFAKKTGTSSGFTRKKISPGSLYKNWTDTVHTARLNSNAVNLNLPIMKSQDISENLNKVTYFADTTYKTLHHLGSFRKDQRNELFPKPISLVRESTTKKLIDELKNGTSKKLIITGEPGVGKSVLLSQVHAYGLESNMLLINISYPESFLNGRNDFMFDESLKLYTQPMYTKELIRKILKANKPEVLEKIPLTKNYKFTGANSKDSGHTATIQLKEGQHTLSNLLSVKANPQNVGIQFQAVMEELLAQEKVPVLFTIDNFSRFLTKAYTDYRNVKNQQIYSLQFQLGKTIMDIISGDSRFKNKRSAFVAAISGVDRTNKTLPVGLGKLEEDPYVTRYHYEKKFADLLKRGRVEEFEVPKWSKEEIRTLINFYRDSGIISGKELDSKTPEQYTDEKYFVSGNGNPRELLKSIALSYR, translated from the coding sequence ATGTTGAGAACGTCGACAAGGAAGTTCAGTATGGGTGCTGCAGTGCGAGCAGCGGCACCTGCGCGTGGTAAATCTCAAGGTTTTGCTAAGAAAACTGGTACATCTTCAGGTTTTACTAGGAAGAAAATTTCTCCAGGCAGCTTGTACAAGAATTGGACTGACACTGTGCACACTGCCCGTCTAAATAGCAACGCAGTGAATTTGAATTTGCCAATCATGAAGTCGCAAGATATCTCTGAAAACTTAAATAAGGTCACTTATTTTGCTGATACTACTTATAAGACTCTGCATCATTTAGGTTCATTCAGGAAAGATCAGCGCAACGAGTTATTTCCAAAGCCAATATCTCTAGTTCGTGAATCAACCACTAAGAAGCTAATTGACGAGCTAAAGAATGGCACATCTAAGAAACTAATAATAACCGGTGAACCTGGTGTTGGTAAATCTGTTTTATTGAGTCAAGTTCATGCCTATGGTCTGGAATCAAATATGCTCCTAATTAATATCTCCTACCCAGAAAGTTTCCTAAACGGCAGAAACGACTTTATGTTTGACGAGTCTTTGAAGCTTTATACTCAGCCAATGTACACAAAGGAACTGATAAGAAAAATCTTGAAAGCAAACAAACCCGAAGTCCTGGAAAAGATACCTTTAACCAAGAACTATAAGTTTACCGGAGCTAATAGCAAAGATAGTGGTCATACTGCAACTATACAATTGAAAGAAGGCCAACACACATTATCCAATTTACTTTCAGTTAAAGCCAACCCACAAAATGTAGGTATTCAATTCCAAGCTGTTATGGAAGAATTGCTTGCTCAAGAAAAGGTCCCTGTGCTTTTTACCATCGACAACTTTTCCAGATTCCTAACTAAGGCATACACTGATTACAGAAATGTCAAAAatcaacaaatatattctttACAATTCCAACTGGGTAAGACCATTATGGATATTATCTCAGGTGATAGTCGATTCAAGAATAAGAGAAGTGCTTTTGTTGCTGCAATCTCAGGAGTAGACAGAACTAATAAGACGTTACCTGTTGGACTAGGTAAACTTGAGGAAGACCCATATGTCACCAGATACCATTATGAGAAAAAGTTTGCGGATCTACTGAAGCGTGGCAGAGTCGAAGAGTTTGAAGTTCCAAAATGGTCAAAGGAAGAGATTAGAACACTGATCAACTTTTATCGGGACTCTGGAATCATCTCAGGTAAAGAACTAGATTCTAAAACACCTGAACAATATACTGATGAAAAGTATTTCGTTAGTGGTAACGGTAATCCTAGAGAACTCTTGAAAAGCATAGCTCTATCTTACCGTTAg
- the CWC23 gene encoding U2-type spliceosomal complex subunit CWC23 (CAGL0I09526g~Protein of unknown function): MSDVVKTVIGQRLDLYKLLELNYKDYKGNDDAATTHSLKKQYRKLSLRYHPDKNPGPEYIDRFHLLNLAITVLADPAKKAEYDQWVAQYLYPDNGLSEAEQTRREALVQKLNASERKVREDNQGGNVADIGKIQNYGEKLRRMAHFGLGFGDWRNLDEHISRATTNTIEDSTTDKEVCTLRAVFDFQSIENISDPNNLRRYMNEVFPEYMYDIDEIRYSSNNVYDGEEDIVVYIVLKDPIKTGRLYHQIKRNPPDAFVEIEPYISPKLFESFSKEIPLNDHVKNLLRGVPEVIDLD, encoded by the coding sequence ATGTCTGATGTTGTGAAGACAGTTATAGGACAGCGACTCGATCTGTACAAGCTTCTCGAGTTGAATTATAAGGACTACAAGGGAAACGATGACGCTGCAACTACGCACTCGCTGAAGAAACAATACAGAAAGTTGTCCTTACGTTACCATCCTGACAAAAATCCTGGCCCTGAGTACATAGATAGGTTCCACTTGTTGAATTTAGCCATAACAGTGCTGGCGGATCCAGCAAAGAAGGCAGAATATGACCAATGGGTAGCGCAGTACCTGTATCCAGACAATGGACTGTCAGAAGCTGAGCAGACAAGAAGAGAAGCGTTAGTTCAAAAACTAAATGCTTCTGAAAGAAAAGTGAGAGAAGATAATCAAGGTGGTAATGTTGCTGATATTGGCAAAATACAAAACTATGGCGAGAAACTGCGAAGGATGGCGCACTTCGGTTTAGGTTTTGGGGATTGGCGCAATTTGGATGAGCATATCTCCAGAGCCACTACAAATACAATAGAAGATTCTACTACTGATAAAGAAGTATGTACTTTAAGAGCTGTATTCGATTTTCAATCAATAGAAAACATCAGTGATCCAAATAACTTGCGGCGGTATATGAATGAAGTCTTTCCAGAATACATGTATGACATAGACGAGATAAGGTACTCATCGAATAATGTTTATGatggagaagaagacatTGTTGTTTATATAGTTCTGAAGGATCCCATAAAGACTGGCAGACTATACCACCAGATCAAGAGGAACCCACCGGATGCTTTTGTGGAAATCGAACCATACATTTCGCCAAAGCTGTTTGAATCCTTCTCTAAAGAAATCCCACTAAATGACCATGTGAAGAACCTCTTGAGAGGTGTACCAGAAGTGATTGATCTTGACTAA
- the CHK1 gene encoding serine/threonine protein kinase CHK1 (CAGL0I09504g~Ortholog(s) have protein serine/threonine kinase activity) encodes MVFTQESLPVIKDVELGGTIGEGSFGCVRSARLKFDSSVVVAVKFVHLPTCAESGLSQKDVSREVVLHSKCSKHANVLRVIDCNVGGEYLWIMLEMADGGDLFDKIEPDVGVDPDVAQFYFQQLIRALNYLHDVGVAHRDIKPENILLDKKGNLKLADFGLASQFRRKDGTLRVSTDQRGSPPYMAPEILSSQGYYANITDIWSAGVLLFVLLTGEIPWSIPAKEDDNYEWFVNNEGKVSLGPWERVELRQMNLLRKILQPDPRKRVSLEKLRHHPWLTSRSKLANSEGLCNNPDVLAKKLLGKLRVSLSNETYNKFTQDNTLFETGPMKFRATQPVEGDIAHLEHDSMRTLDDKLTEKAFTQVITDKTSETTSNWDNRINRWTQYMNKEQAVYQFIDDDHPSQHINQTLRFSPNKLTKFFTVQDMDIVLPTLEDALIYSGIRIRDHLIDVYERLCKSMSDPKVFPLIINIKSTDRRGGILTGSVTIDEIEDKFRCINFEKRTGDPLEWRRLFKRIAVLCRDIILIPN; translated from the coding sequence ATGGTGTTTACGCAGGAATCACTACCGGTGATCAAGGATGTAGAGTTGGGTGGAACCATCGGCGAGGGATCCTTCGGTTGTGTGCGTAGTGCAAGGTTGAAGTTTGATTCCAGTGTGGTTGTTGCTGTGAAGTTTGTGCATTTACCTACTTGTGCAGAGTCCGGTTTGTCGCAGAAGGACGTCTCTCGAGAAGTTGTCTTGCATTCTAAATGCTCTAAGCATGCAAATGTACTGAGGGTTATTGACTGCAATGTTGGCGGTGAATATTTATGGATAATGCTAGAGATGGCTGATGGGGGTGATTTGTTTGATAAGATTGAGCCCGATGTCGGTGTAGATCCCGATGTAGCCCAATTCTACTTCCAACAATTGATAAGGGCTCTGAACTATCTACACGATGTTGGTGTTGCACATAGAGATATTAAGCCAGAGAATATTTTGCTAGACAAAAAGGGTAACTTAAAATTAGCTGATTTCGGATTAGCTTCTCAGTTCAGGAGGAAAGATGGAACTTTAAGGGTGTCAACAGATCAGCGAGGTTCACCTCCGTATATGGCACCCGAAATCCTTAGCAGCCAAGGCTACTATGCTAACATTACAGATATCTGGTCTGCTGGGGTTCTACTGTTTGTGTTACTTACAGGTGAGATTCCATGGAGTATTCCCGCGAAGGAGGACGATAATTATGAATGGTTTGTTAACAATGAGGGTAAAGTCAGTCTTGGCCCTTGGGAGCGAGTAGAGCTACGACAGATGAATCTGCTGAGGAAAATTCTACAGCCTGATCCCAGAAAGCGAGTGTCTTTGGAAAAGCTTCGACACCACCCTTGGTTAACTTCCAGATCAAAGCTAGCGAACTCTGAAGGATTATGTAACAACCCAGATGTCTTAGCTAAGAAACTACTAGGCAAATTGAGAGTGTCACTGAGTAATGAAACGTATAATAAATTTACACAAGATAATACTTTGTTTGAAACAGGCCCGATGAAATTTAGAGCAACACAACCAGTGGAAGGAGATATTGCTCATTTAGAGCATGACTCGATGAGAACATTAGATGATAAACTAACAGAAAAGGCATTCACTCAGGTAATCACAGATAAAACAAGCGAAACTACAAGCAACTGGGATAATAGGATAAATAGATGGACGCAATATATGAACAAAGAGCAAGCTGTATACCAATTCATTGATGATGATCACCCCTCACAGCACATTAACCAGACTTTAAGATTCTCTCCTAACAAACTAACGAAGTTCTTTACAGTACAAGATATGGATATTGTGCTACCGACTTTAGAAGATGCACTGATATACTCTGGTATTAGAATAAGAGATCACCTTATCGATGTATATGAAAGACTTTGCAAGAGCATGAGTGATCCCAAAGTTTTCCCGTTGATAATTAATATCAAGAGCACAGATAGAAGAGGTGGTATTCTAACAGGTTCAGTTACGATAGATGAGATTGAAGATAAATTTAGATGTATCAATTTTGAGAAACGTACTGGTGACCCATTAGAATGGAGACGGTTGTTCAAACGCATAGCAGTCCTATGCAGAGACATAATTTTGATCCCCAATTAA
- the ISW2 gene encoding DNA translocase (CAGL0I09614g~Ortholog(s) have DNA translocase activity, centromeric DNA binding, chromatin binding, single-stranded DNA binding activity): protein MTSEVYTVADRPKEYWDKRKAKFILADDPKVAKQKDSGDTYNRFKYLLGLTDLFRHFMSLKAKNDKNIQKLLKTLDAESSAKSGKADPGSRHHRKSEKEEDAELMAEEEAEVDEEDDLNFVTESPSYIQSGKLRDYQIQGLNWMISLHENKISGILADEMGLGKTLQTISFLGYLRYVKKIEGPFLVIVPKSTLDNWRREFFKWTPNVSTTVLQGTKEQRQDILQNIVLEARFDVLITSYEMVIREKGYLKRLAWEYIVIDEAHRIKNEQSALSQIIRLFYSKNRLLITGTPLQNNLHELWALLNFLLPDVFGDSEVFDDWFQQNNSDQDQEVVVQQLHAVLNPFLLRRIKADVEKSLLPKIETNVYVGMTDMQVQWYKSLLEKDIDAVNGAVGKREGKTRLLNIVMQLRKCCNHPYLFEGAEPGPPYTTDEHLIFNAGKMIVLDKLLKRLKEKGSRVLIFSQMSRLLDILEDYCYFRNYNYCRIDGSTSHEERIDAIDEYNKPNSEKFVFLLTTRAGGLGINLVTADTVVLFDSDWNPQADLQAMDRAHRIGQKKQVHVYRFVTENAIEEKVLERAAQKLRLDQLVIQQGSGKKTANLGNSKDDLIEMIQYGAKNVFEKNGTTISVDADIDEILKKGEAKTHELNARYEALGLDDLQRFNGMENQSAYEWNGKTFEKKAKDTVTEWINPSRRERRREQTTYSVDDYYKDIIGGGSKSNKGTPQPKLPKAPKVTHGQDYQFFPKEFYELQEKEQLSYKKKINFKVTSSDVSIETEEDDEEGEKQLTSKEKKALTDAKIKEEQEKIDNAPDFTDEDELEKQRMLDTAFTNWNRRDLLSFISACAKFGRSNMNKIKYAIDSKTPEEVEEYAKVFWERYTEINGYEKYINSIENGERKLAKLEFQEQLLNEKLDQYNYPFYELSIQYPPNNARRTYNTMEDKFILMTVRKYGLRAERLYEKIKQDIMESDLFKFDWFIRTRSIHELSKRVTTLLTLITREFDNPDARKKRSRPGTKEDMDGLDEGTENPDHMEKKPKLPSSA, encoded by the coding sequence ATGACTTCTGAGGTGTATACGGTTGCGGACCGTCCCAAGGAGTATTGGGATAAGCGGAAGGCCAAGTTTATTCTGGCGGATGATCCGAAAGTCGCGAAACAGAAGGACAGCGGTGACACTTACAACAGGTTCAAGTACTTGCTTGGACTCACCGATCTGTTCAGGCATTTCATGAGTCTGAAAGCTAAGAATGATAAGAACATACAGAAGCTGTTAAAGACGCTGGACGCAGAGAGTTCTGCAAAGAGTGGTAAAGCTGATCCGGGGTCGCGTCATCATCGTAAGAgtgagaaagaagaagatgcaGAATTGATggctgaagaagaagctgaggttgatgaagaagacgacCTGAACTTTGTCACTGAATCTCCATCCTATATCCAGTCAGGTAAATTGAGAGACTATCAGATACAGGGTCTAAACTGGATGATCTCCTTACATGAAAATAAGATCTCTGGTATCCTAGCAGATGAAATGGGTCTAGGTAAAACTTTACAGACCATTTCATTCCTTGGTTATTTGAGATATGTCAAGAAAATAGAAGGTCCGTTTCTGGTCATCGTTCCAAAATCTACTCTGGACAATTGGAGAAGAGAGTTTTTCAAGTGGACTCCAAATGTTAGCACCACGGTTTTACAAGGTACTAAAGAACAAAGACAAGATATTTTACAGAATATTGTATTAGAGGCAAGATTTGATGTCCTTATCACGTCCTATGAAATGGTTATCAGGGAGAAAGGTTACCTAAAGCGTCTGGCCTGGGAATACATCGTAATTGATGAAGCACATCGTATCAAGAATGAGCAAAGTGCGTTGTCACAGATAATTAGACTGTTCTATTCGAAAAATAGATTGCTTATTACCGGTACGCCATTGCAAAATAACTTACATGAACTTTGGGCTTTACTGAACTTCTTGCTGCCGGACGTCTTTGGGGATTCTGAAGTCTTTGATGATTGGTTCCAGCAAAATAATAGTGATCAAGACCAAGAAGTAGTGGTTCAGCAATTGCATGCAGTGTTAAACCCATTCTTATTAAGAAGAATAAAAGCTGATGTCGAAAAATCATTGCTGCCGAAGATTGAGACAAATGTTTACGTGGGGATGACGGATATGCAAGTTCAATGGTATAAATCTCTTTTGGAAAAGGATATTGATGCCGTTAATGGTGCTGTTGGAAAAAGAGAAGGTAAAACCAGACTTTTGAATATTGTTATGCAGTTGAGAAAATGTTGTAATCATCCATATCTGTTTGAGGGTGCAGAACCTGGACCCCCATATACTACAGACGAACATTTGATCTTTAACGCAGGTAAAATGATTGTCTTGGATAAATTGCTAAAAAGGTTGAAAGAGAAGGGCTCGAGAGTTTTAATTTTCAGTCAAATGTCTCGTTTGTTGGATATTTTAGAGGATTACTGTTATTTCAGAAACTATAATTATTGTAGAATTGATGGTTCCACAAGTCACGAAGAGAGAATTGATGCCAttgatgaatataataaGCCTAActctgaaaaatttgttttcttaTTGACTACAAGAGCTGGTGGTTTGGGTATTAATCTGGTCACTGCTGATACAGTTGTGCTATTTGACTCAGACTGGAATCCTCAAGCAGATTTGCAAGCGATGGACAGAGCACATAGAATTGGCCAAAAGAAACAAGTGCACGTTTATAGATTTGTTACTGAGAATGCAATTGAGGAAAAGGTTTTGGAGAGAGCAGCTCAGAAATTGAGACTTGACCAGTTGGTTATTCAACAAGGTTCTGGTAAGAAAACCGCAAATCTGGGTAATTCTAAGGATGATTTGATTGAAATGATTCAGTATGGTGCTAAGaatgtttttgaaaagaatggAACCACAATAAGTGTGGATGcagatattgatgaaatctTGAAGAAGGGTGAGGCTAAAACTCATGAGTTGAATGCAAGATATGAAGCGCTTGGTCTTGATGATTTACAAAGATTTAACGGTATGGAAAATCAATCAGCTTATGAATGGAACGGTAAGACGTTCGAAAAGAAGGCCAAGGATACAGTGACAGAGTGGATCAATCcttcaagaagagaaaggaGACGTGAGCAGACAACGTATTCGGTTGATGACTATTATAAGGATATAATTGGTGGAGGAAGTAAATCTAACAAAGGAACTCCTCAACCGAAGTTACCAAAAGCTCCTAAAGTAACACACGGTCAAgattatcaattttttcctAAAGAGTTTTATGAATTACAGGAAAAAGAACAACTCTCatataagaagaagattaaCTTTAAGGTAACATCGTCTGATGTGTCAATCGAAACTGAagaggatgatgaagaggGTGAGAAGCAATTGACCTcgaaggagaagaaggcTCTTACTGATGCTAAAATCAAGGAAGAGCAAGAAAAGATTGACAATGCACCAGATTTTACAGATGAGGATGAACTCGAGAAACAAAGGATGTTGGATACAGCGTTTACAAACTGGAATAGAAGAGATCTGCTCTCCTTCATTAGTGCATGTGCAAAGTTTGGCAGATCAAATATgaacaaaattaaatatgCGATTGATTCCAAAACACcagaagaagttgaagaatatGCCAAGGTATTTTGGGAACGTTACACCGAAATTAATGGTTACGAGAAATATATCAACTCAATCGAAAATGGTGAAAGGAAACTTGCCAAGCTTGAATTCCAGGAACAGTTATTGAACGAAAAGCTTGATCAGTATAACTACCCATTTTACGAGTTGAGTATACAATACCCTCCGAACAATGCTAGGAGGACCTATAATACAATGGAGGACAAATTCATATTAATGACGGTAAGAAAATACGGTCTGCGGGCGGAAAGGttatatgaaaaaataaaacaggATATTATGGAGAGTGAtttgttcaaatttgaTTGGTTTATCAGAACACGTTCCATACATGAGCTTTCAAAGAGAGTTACCACATTATTAACACTCATTACAAGAGAGTTTGATAATCCTGATGCTAGGAAGAAACGTTCTCGTCCAGGAACTAAGGAGGATATGGACGGTCTCGATGAAGGAACCGAAAATCCAGATCATATGGAGAAAAAACCTAAGCTTCCCTCTTCCGCATAA
- the CPA1 gene encoding carbamoyl-phosphate synthase (glutamine-hydrolyzing) CPA1 (CAGL0I09592g~Ortholog(s) have carbamoyl-phosphate synthase (glutamine-hydrolyzing) activity, role in arginine biosynthetic process and carbamoyl-phosphate synthase complex, cytoplasmic stress granule localization): protein MSQATFEIKNGPSFSGYSFGADKSISGEAVFTTSLVGYPESMTDPSYRGQILVFTQPLIGNYGVPSMEARDEYNLLKHFESSHIQVAGIVVADYAAQYSHWTAVESLGDWCKREGVAAITGVDTREIVQYLREQGSSQSRILVEGSDTPKFYDSMATHLVAEVSTKETLYVPAKNPVANIAVIDCGVKVNIIRSLVARGANVTIFPHNARIQDVAGQFDGVFLSNGPGNPETCHETIENLKELLANEDLQQLPIFGICLGHQLLALASGGKTHKLQYGNRAHNIPAMDLTTGQCHITSQNHGYAVDPQTLPQEEWKPYFINLNDQSNEGMIHTTRPIFSTQFHPEAKGGPLDTMPLFDKFFNNIECYKTHLSQSSYRMVSQIPAIDKKEIMA, encoded by the coding sequence ATGTCTCAAGCTACTTTCGAAATCAAGAACGGTCCAAGTTTCTCAGGTTATTCCTTTGGTGCCGATAAGTCTATCAGTGGTGAAGCCGTGTTCACCACTTCTCTCGTTGGGTACCCGGAGTCGATGACTGATCCCTCGTACCGTGGTCAGATCCTGGTGTTCACACAGCCGCTGATTGGTAACTACGGTGTGCCCTCGATGGAGGCGCGCGACGAGTACAACTTGCTCAAGCACTTCGAGTCGTCCCACATACAGGTCGCCGGTATAGTCGTTGCTGACTACGCTGCGCAGTACTCTCACTGGACCGCTGTGGAGTCCCTGGGCGACTGGTGCAAGCGTGAAGGTGTTGCTGCGATCACTGGTGTGGACACCCGTGAAATCGTGCAGTACTTGAGGGAGCAGGGCTCCTCCCAGAGCCGTATACTCGTGGAAGGCTCGGACACGCCCAAGTTCTACGACTCGATGGCCACGCACCTGGTGGCGGAGGTGTCCACCAAGGAGACCCTGTACGTGCCCGCCAAGAACCCCGTGGCCAACATCGCGGTGATCGACTGCGGTGTCAAAGTGAATATCATCAGAAGTCTCGTGGCTAGGGGCGCCAACGTAACGATATTCCCACACAACGCTAGGATACAGGACGTCGCTGGTCAATTCGACGGTGTATTCCTATCGAATGGGCCTGGCAACCCGGAGACCTGCCACGAGACCATCGAGAACTTGAAGGAGCTGCTGGCCAACGAGGACTTGCAACAGCTGCCCATCTTCGGTATCTGTCTGGGCCACCAGCTGCTGGCCTTGGCCTCCGGCGGCAAGACACACAAGCTGCAGTACGGTAACAGAGCACACAACATCCCAGCAATGGACCTGACCACGGGCCAATGCCACATCACATCCCAGAACCACGGCTACGCAGTCGACCCACAAACACTCCCACAAGAAGAGTGGAAACCATACTTCATAAACTTGAACGACCAATCCAACGAAGGAATGATCCACACCACAAGACCTATCTTCTCAACGCAGTTCCACCCAGAGGCAAAGGGTGGCCCTCTGGACACAATGCCTCTGTTCGAcaagttcttcaacaacATCGAGTGCTACAAGACCCACCTCAGCCAGTCCAGCTACAGAATGGTCTCCCAGATCCCAGCAATCGACAAAAAGGAGATCATGGCCTAG
- the CEG1 gene encoding mRNA guanylyltransferase (CAGL0I09570g~Ortholog(s) have mRNA guanylyltransferase activity, role in 7-methylguanosine mRNA capping, positive regulation of transcription from RNA polymerase II promoter, tRNA processing and mRNA cap methyltransferase complex localization): MDARISPEIPGIIQPGNVTQDLKMLVCKLLNSPKPSKTFPGSQPVSFQHSDIRDKLVAQDYYVCEKTDGLRVLMLVVVNPITGEQGCFMIDRENNYYLVNGFHFPRLPQKKKEELLETSQNGTLIDGELVIQKNPMTKLQELRYLMFDCLAINGRSLVQSPTSSRLAHLGKEFYKPYYDLRSIYPDKCATFPFKLSMKHMDFSYSLVKVANSLDKLPHLSDGLIFTPVRTPYAVGGKDSLLLKWKPEQENSVDFKLILEIPMTEDNSVAKKDPRRWYYNYDAKPTFALYVWQGGSDVNTKLQNFEQPFDKREMQVLEKTYKRFAELSISDEQWQELKNLEEPLNGRIVECTKDPETGSWTMLRFRDDKLNGNHTSVVQKVLESISDSVTIDDLAESVPEIKSAWDERKNGAYQHHSSSFSESRQQPKAEPVAEKKQTEPKYVDDDDWSD; encoded by the coding sequence ATGGATGCTAGAATATCGCCAGAGATTCCGGGGATCATACAGCCCGGGAATGTTACCCAGGACTTGAAGATGCTCGTCTGCAAGCTTCTGAACTCCCCTAAGCCCTCGAAGACGTTCCCTGGTTCGCAACCTGTGTCCTTCCAACACTCGGATATCCGGGACAAACTGGTCGCCCAGGACTACTATGTGTGTGAGAAGACCGACGGGCTGCGTGTGCTGATGCTGGTGGTTGTGAACCCGATCACCGGTGAGCAAGGGTGCTTCATGATAGACCGTGAGAACAACTACTACTTGGTCAACGGGTTCCACTTCCCAAGGTTGCcgcagaagaagaaagaggagCTGCTGGAGACGTCCCAGAATGGTACGCTGATAGACGGTGAGCTGGTCATTCAGAAGAACCCCATGACGAAGCTGCAGGAGTTGCGGTACCTGATGTTCGACTGCTTGGCGATTAACGGCAGGTCCCTAGTACAATCCCCAACCAGTTCCAGATTGGCGCACCTTGGGAAGGAGTTCTACAAGCCATACTACGACCTGAGATCGATATACCCCGACAAATGTGCGACTTTCCCTTTCAAGCTCTCCATGAAGCACATGGACTTCAGTTACTCCCTGGTGAAGGTGGCCAACAGTCTCGACAAGCTGCCCCACTTGTCAGACGGTCTCATCTTTACACCCGTGAGAACGCCATACGCAGTGGGTGGTAAGGACTCCCTGCTTCTGAAATGGAAGCCAGAACAAGAGAACTCAGTGGACTTTAAGCTAATATTGGAAATACCGATGACAGAGGACAATTCGGTCGCAAAGAAGGACCCTAGGAGATGGTATTATAACTACGATGCCAAACCAACGTTTGCACTGTATGTGTGGCAAGGTGGCTCCGATGTCAACACAAAGCTACAAAACTTCGAACAACCATTCGACAAGAGAGAAATGCAAGTGCTGGAGAAGACATACAAGAGGTTCGCAGAATTATCGATTTCTGACGAGCAATGGCAGGAGCTGAAGAACTTGGAAGAACCATTAAACGGAAGAATCGTGGAGTGTACTAAGGACCCAGAGACTGGAAGCTGGACTATGCTTCGATTCAGAGATGACAAGCTAAATGGTAATCACACCTCTGTGGTTCAAAAAGTTCTGGAAAGTATCAGTGACTCAGTGACAATTGATGACCTTGCTGAGTCCGTACCGGAAATAAAATCAGCATGGgatgaaagaaagaatggCGCGTACCAACATCATAGTAGTTCCTTTTCAGAGAGTAGGCAGCAACCTAAAGCCGAACCAGTTGCGGAGAAAAAGCAAACAGAACCAAAATATGTCGATGACGATGATTGGTCTGACTAA